The Candidatus Hydrogenedens sp. genome has a window encoding:
- a CDS encoding GspH/FimT family pseudopilin produces MRIIYCKKKAKYGFTLLELVVVVAFISILTGMVIPIYNRTMYSLRIRNTTQDITSLIRFAQEKAVAESREFRVLINDENGKFSLFRLKSQSRDGEKEFEPVGTGDGGGVIALPETIKISRITAGKDRKTGMHYISCYPNGASDMGQIELEPQGRGRQRILIKWTGALGRFEIK; encoded by the coding sequence GTGCGCATTATTTATTGTAAAAAAAAAGCAAAATATGGATTTACTCTTCTTGAGTTAGTTGTCGTTGTAGCATTTATTTCCATACTTACAGGTATGGTTATTCCGATATATAATCGCACCATGTATTCACTCCGTATAAGAAATACCACACAAGATATAACCTCATTAATTCGATTTGCTCAGGAAAAAGCAGTAGCCGAATCACGAGAATTTCGGGTGCTTATTAATGATGAGAACGGAAAATTTTCCTTGTTTCGTTTGAAAAGCCAATCTCGGGATGGAGAAAAAGAATTTGAGCCGGTAGGAACCGGTGATGGGGGTGGAGTTATTGCCCTACCAGAAACAATAAAAATTTCGCGTATAACAGCCGGTAAAGACCGAAAGACAGGCATGCATTATATTTCTTGCTATCCCAATGGTGCTTCTGATATGGGACAGATTGAATTAGAACCTCAGGGTAGAGGTCGCCAGCGTATTCTTATTAAATGGACAGGAGCGTTAGGGAGGTTTGAAATAAAATGA
- a CDS encoding zinc ribbon domain-containing protein, producing the protein MPLFEYECKNCKKTFEMLVKNADEQIACPECGSKKVEKMLSHFAPVGSSSNKRINMGCVEDTGPQCSLKESGGCCGCGM; encoded by the coding sequence ATGCCTTTATTCGAATATGAATGCAAAAATTGTAAAAAGACTTTTGAAATGCTGGTTAAAAATGCAGATGAACAAATTGCCTGTCCCGAATGTGGTTCTAAAAAAGTTGAGAAGATGTTAAGTCATTTCGCTCCTGTAGGTTCGAGTTCTAATAAACGAATAAATATGGGTTGTGTTGAGGACACAGGTCCTCAATGTTCCTTAAAAGAGTCTGGCGGTTGTTGTGGCTGTGGAATGTAA
- a CDS encoding glycosyltransferase family 4 protein → MKILFLSQFFPPEMGALASRTYEHAKYWVQEGHEVTVVCGFPNYPDGIVPPEYHGKWLAREDWDGIRVLRGWLYATPNRGVVKRSIAFVTYMISSILVAIFFTGKCDVVVASSPQLLCGVAGYIVSLIKWRPFVFEVRDLWPAQIIDLGVIKNRFIIFLLSSLESFLYNRAKAIVTIAPAMSREIARRGFPEDKIFTIPNGINEEFFKPTNGGIKIRQEKGWDTSKIVVLYIGTMGLSQGLETILQVAENMKDNSDVLFVFVGAGADREHLISLAEQKKLTNTRFYPPVKKQEMPDWYSSADICLVSLKKRNVFLYNIPSKMFEIMACERPILLGAEGQARELLEQSGAGIAVEPENADAYTEALIKMIQDPEMGKLFGKKGREYVLAHFTRRENARKYLGVFSKVMGKTV, encoded by the coding sequence ATGAAAATACTTTTCCTCAGTCAATTTTTTCCTCCCGAAATGGGAGCATTAGCTTCTCGAACCTACGAACACGCAAAATACTGGGTTCAGGAAGGTCATGAAGTAACCGTCGTGTGTGGTTTTCCTAATTATCCAGATGGTATAGTTCCCCCTGAATATCATGGAAAGTGGCTTGCTCGTGAAGATTGGGATGGGATTCGTGTCCTTCGCGGGTGGTTATATGCCACACCCAATCGTGGTGTTGTTAAACGAAGTATAGCTTTCGTTACATACATGATTTCTTCCATTCTCGTTGCCATTTTCTTTACAGGTAAGTGTGATGTGGTTGTAGCGTCTTCACCTCAGTTATTATGCGGTGTGGCAGGGTATATTGTATCTCTGATTAAATGGCGACCTTTTGTATTTGAAGTGCGAGACCTCTGGCCTGCACAAATTATTGATTTGGGTGTAATTAAAAATCGCTTCATCATTTTCTTACTTTCTTCTCTGGAATCTTTTCTTTATAATCGGGCAAAAGCCATTGTTACAATAGCCCCTGCTATGTCCCGTGAAATTGCACGGCGGGGTTTCCCAGAAGATAAAATTTTTACCATTCCCAACGGCATAAATGAAGAATTCTTCAAACCGACAAACGGGGGCATAAAAATCCGACAAGAAAAGGGGTGGGATACCTCAAAAATTGTTGTTTTATACATTGGCACCATGGGGCTTTCTCAAGGATTGGAAACGATTTTGCAGGTTGCAGAAAATATGAAAGACAATTCTGATGTTCTTTTCGTTTTTGTAGGTGCGGGTGCCGATAGAGAACATCTTATTTCTTTGGCGGAACAAAAAAAGTTAACCAATACGAGATTTTATCCTCCTGTAAAAAAACAAGAAATGCCCGATTGGTATTCTTCAGCGGATATATGTCTTGTCTCGTTAAAAAAGAGGAATGTGTTTCTTTATAATATTCCCTCAAAAATGTTTGAGATTATGGCTTGTGAACGACCTATCCTTTTAGGAGCAGAAGGACAAGCCCGAGAACTTTTAGAACAGAGTGGAGCAGGAATTGCCGTAGAGCCAGAGAATGCTGATGCTTATACGGAAGCCCTGATAAAAATGATTCAGGACCCAGAAATGGGGAAACTTTTTGGTAAAAAGGGCAGGGAATATGTCCTTGCTCATTTTACACGGAGAGAGAATGCAAGAAAATATCTGGGCGTTTTCTCTAAGGTGATGGGAAAAACAGTCTGA
- a CDS encoding L-rhamnose isomerase, with amino-acid sequence MSNIPTYRSNQIEKSYEIAREIYATFHVDTETILKSLENIPVSLHCWQGDDVGGFEHSEASSSGGIQATGNYPGKARNADELRQDIEKALSLIPGKHRINLHAIYAETQGKKVERDELTSEYFSRWADWAKENGLGVDFNPTCFAHPLADSGFTLAHSDKAIREFWIRHCIICREIGAYFGKTLGKTCVTNIWIPDGYKDLPVDRLGPRQRLKESLDKIFEKPIDEPWNKDSIESKLFGIGSECYVVGSHEFYLGYAVQKQKILCLDMGHFHPTELVADKLSSVLLYIPEVLLHISRGVRWDSDHVVIVNDDVSALMDEIARNNLFARVHIGLDFFDASINRISAWVTGTRAVLRALLKSLLEPVTLLKELENQGDYTSRLALLEEIKNLPWSSVWDYYCLKKDVPLGINWLHEVKNYEQTVLAKRNN; translated from the coding sequence ATGTCAAATATTCCAACATATCGCTCAAATCAGATAGAAAAATCGTATGAAATCGCCCGAGAAATCTATGCTACTTTCCATGTAGATACAGAAACTATCCTGAAATCTTTAGAGAACATCCCTGTCTCCTTACATTGCTGGCAGGGAGATGATGTGGGTGGCTTTGAGCATTCGGAAGCCTCTTCCAGTGGTGGAATACAGGCAACAGGAAATTATCCCGGTAAAGCACGGAATGCAGACGAATTACGACAGGATATAGAAAAAGCCCTATCTTTAATTCCCGGCAAACATCGTATAAATTTACATGCAATTTATGCGGAGACACAGGGGAAAAAAGTGGAACGCGATGAACTAACATCGGAATATTTTTCGCGATGGGCAGACTGGGCAAAGGAAAACGGACTGGGTGTAGATTTTAATCCTACCTGTTTCGCTCATCCTTTAGCCGATTCGGGATTTACCTTAGCTCATAGCGACAAAGCCATCCGTGAATTCTGGATACGGCACTGTATAATTTGTCGTGAAATCGGTGCCTATTTTGGGAAAACACTTGGGAAAACTTGTGTTACCAATATCTGGATTCCCGATGGTTATAAAGACCTGCCCGTGGATAGGCTGGGTCCTCGTCAACGACTGAAAGAATCACTGGACAAAATCTTTGAAAAGCCCATAGATGAGCCATGGAACAAAGACTCCATTGAAAGTAAATTATTCGGGATAGGGTCTGAATGTTATGTTGTCGGCTCCCATGAATTTTATTTAGGGTATGCTGTCCAGAAGCAAAAAATCCTTTGCCTTGATATGGGGCATTTTCATCCAACAGAATTAGTTGCAGACAAATTATCCTCTGTTTTGCTTTATATTCCCGAAGTGCTATTGCATATTAGCCGAGGTGTGCGTTGGGACAGTGACCATGTAGTGATTGTAAATGATGATGTTTCTGCACTCATGGACGAAATTGCAAGGAATAATTTATTTGCCCGTGTTCATATTGGACTGGATTTCTTTGATGCCAGTATTAACCGCATTTCAGCATGGGTAACGGGGACACGAGCCGTATTGCGGGCATTATTGAAGTCCTTGTTGGAACCCGTAACCCTCCTAAAAGAACTTGAAAATCAGGGCGATTACACAAGCCGATTGGCTCTGCTGGAAGAAATAAAGAACTTACCCTGGTCTTCTGTATGGGACTATTATTGCCTTAAAAAAGATGTCCCTCTGGGTATCAACTGGCTGCACGAAGTTAAAAATTATGAACAAACTGTTCTGGCAAAACGCAACAATTAA
- a CDS encoding type II secretion system protein GspG — translation MAHNSGFTLIELILVTIIIGILAGMVVMNYGGRVRETQIRAAKGDIATYSNAVDLYALDHNDKYPASLEDLVSGERRYVREIRPDPWGNPYIYKPATDPLKADYQIFSAGPDGVPGNEDDVTSSSKTELTSKK, via the coding sequence ATGGCTCACAATTCAGGTTTCACACTCATTGAACTTATCCTGGTAACTATTATTATTGGTATTCTTGCAGGTATGGTTGTAATGAATTATGGGGGCAGGGTGCGAGAAACACAAATCCGTGCAGCCAAGGGAGATATAGCAACCTACAGTAATGCAGTGGACTTGTATGCGTTAGACCATAACGATAAATACCCTGCAAGTTTAGAAGATTTGGTCAGTGGTGAGCGTCGTTATGTCCGTGAAATTCGTCCCGACCCATGGGGAAATCCATATATTTATAAGCCAGCCACGGACCCATTAAAAGCCGATTATCAAATTTTTTCAGCGGGACCCGATGGTGTCCCCGGAAATGAAGATGATGTAACATCTTCATCGAAAACAGAACTTACATCCAAAAAATGA